In Meleagris gallopavo isolate NT-WF06-2002-E0010 breed Aviagen turkey brand Nicholas breeding stock chromosome 3, Turkey_5.1, whole genome shotgun sequence, one DNA window encodes the following:
- the OTULIN gene encoding ubiquitin thioesterase otulin: protein MQVMKHEKEAAVPSNELGSANTVTEQKEQPAEEMREENLCRSVGGPEGRNRIKSLATHDDDPRDCEIYLPLSDNPSAMETSVDSVVRRTFVVTQKREKMLHTCKTSSSEYKLSVAPEMDILEYCEKEWRGNTPVARRMRKGYEAVAQKFASIRQVRGDNYCALRATLFQALSQATQLPRWMQSEDFTMLPENLLSKYDWIKQWQLKQNPSRKTGEISDEIKEYLLLLKKKWKCVSDIKCSVEKQEACDELFKNEEEEYSLYEALKFLMLNTAIQLYNDEKNGRRVPVFSWLLFARDTSSNPCQLMHNHLNQIGHSGGLEQVEMFLLAYALQYTIQVYRLYKCSTDEFITFYPNDPEEDWPVVTLITEDDRHYNILVRMCQETML, encoded by the exons ATGCAGGTGATGAAGCATGAAAAGGAAGCTGCTGTTCCTTCTAACGAGCTGGGTTCCGCAAACACGGTCACTGAGCAGAAAGAGCAACCTGCAGAGGAAATGAGGGAAGAAAATCTATGCAGAAGTGTTGGGGGACCTGAGGGGAGAAATAGGATTAAATCACTTGCGACACATGATGATGATCCTAGAGATTGTGAAATATATTTGCCGTTGTCTGATAATCCTTCAGCAATGGAGACATCTGTGGACAg TGTAGTGAGGAGGACGTTTGTTGTGAcgcagaagagagagaagatgcTACACACTTGCAAGACAAGCTCTTCAG AATATAAATTAAGTGTTGCGCCTGAAATGGACATCCTGGAGTATTGTGAAAAAGAGTGGAGAGGAAATACACCAGTAGCAAGAAGGATGAGAAAg gGATATGAAGCAGTTGCACAGAAGTTTGCATCAATAAGGCAAGTACGAGGTGATAACTACTGTGCTCTCAGAGCGACTCTGTTCCAGGCACTAAGCCAAGCTACTCAGTTACCGCGCTGGATGCAGAGTGAGGATTTTACTATG CTTCCTGAGAACTTGTTAAGCAAATATGACTGGATCAAGCAGTGGCAGCTAAAACAGAACCCAAGCAGAAAGACGGGAGAAATAAgtgatgaaataaaagaatatttattgCTACTAAAGAAGAAG TGGAAGTGTGTAAGTGACATCAAATGTTCTGTTGAGAAACAAGAAGCTTGTGAtgaattgtttaaaaatgaagaggagGAGTACAGTCTGTATGAAGCTCTGAAATTCTTGATGCTTAACACTGCCATTCAGTTATACAACGATGAGAAAAATGGAAGGAGAGTTCCCGTCTTCTCATGGCTACTGTTTGCACGTGATACATCTAGCAACCCTTGCCAGTTAATGCATAATCACCTGAATCAAATAGGTCACAGTGGAGGCCTTGAACAG GTGGAAATGTTTCTCCTTGCTTATGCTCTGCAGTACACCATCCAAGTGTATCGACTGTATAAGTGTAGTACTGATGAATTCATCACATTTTATCCCAATGATCCTGAGGAAGACTGGCCTGTGGTGACTCTCATAACTGAAGATGACAGACATTATAACATTCTGGTCAGAATGTGTCAAGAAACGATGCTATAA
- the OTULINL gene encoding inactive ubiquitin thioesterase OTULINL isoform X1 has product MQRRHDRNSSKSGDQFTEQEKRSRINHSKRSAGSHEVQSWTRATKQSLCLVWQKVKLQLMLSMSFLVAVFWYCRRLYSFLAQLLKRWSSYLQRKLIKNHSVLEEVDLLAYSARKWREETKQAKHMKEAYSELFQNYHIKYLREVRKDNYCVLRAVLFQIFSQGIPFPSWMRERDILKLPEKLLYSQGCNWIQQYSFGPESYTGPNAFGKLRKCMETLKTNWAEISGTKDHEERRNMCNALFSDESKEHKLYEAIKFIMLYEVVEAYEQIKNRGEPVPYLFRLLFARDTSSDPLSFMMNHLNAIGDSGCLDQVELFLLGYLLEVKIKVYRLHRFNTEKFQVNCPNEYRREWNEISLLTEDDHYYHIPVIRM; this is encoded by the exons GAAGTCATGAGGTGCAGTCCTGGACAAGAGCTACCAAGCAGTCCTTGTGTCTCGTGTGGCAAAAAGTGAAACTACAGCTAATGCTAAGCATGTCTTTCCTCGTTGCTGTCTTTTGGTATTGCAGAAGGCTGTACAGCTTTTTAGCACAGCTATTGAAACG GTGGAGCAGCTACCTTCAAAGAAAACTCATAA AGAATCACAGCGTGTTGGAAGAAGTTGATCTTCTTGCTTATAGTGCAAgaaaatggagagaagaaacaaagcaggcCAAACACATGAAGGAG GCATACAGTGAATTATTTCAGAACTATCATATCAAATATCTGCGAGAAGTCAGGAAGGACAACTATTGCGTCCTAAGAGCTGTGCTTTTTCAGATATTCAGCCAAGGCATTCCTTTTCCATCGTGGATGAGGGAGAGAGACATACTAAAG cttCCTGAAAAGCTTCTGTATTCCCAAGGTTGCAACTGGATTCAGCAATACAGTTTTGGGCCAGAAAGTTACACAGGTCCTAATGCCTTTGGAAAATTACGCAAATGTATGGAAACATTAAAGACAAAT TGGGCTGAAATAAGTGGTACTAAAGATCAcgaagaaagaagaaacatgtGTAACGCACTCTTCTCTGACGAGAGCAAGGAACACAAGCTATATGAGGCTATAAAATTTATCATGCTTTACGAAGTTGTTGAAGCCTACGAGCAGATAAAGAACAGGGGTGAACCTGTACCCTACCTTTTTCGCCTCCTCTTTGCTCGGGATACTTCATCTGACCCTTTGAGTTTCATGATGAATCATCTGAATGCTATAGGTGACTCCGGTTGCCTAGACCAG GTTGAACTGTTTCTTCTTGGATACCTGCTTGAAGTAAAGATCAAAGTTTACAGACTGCATAGATTTAATACTGAAAAATTTCAAGTAAACTGTCCAAATGAATACCGAAGGGAATGGAATGAGATTTCTCTCCTGACTGAGGATGACCACTACTATCATATCCCAGTTATCAGAATGTGA
- the OTULINL gene encoding inactive ubiquitin thioesterase OTULINL isoform X3: MLSMSFLVAVFWYCRRLYSFLAQLLKRWSSYLQRKLIKNHSVLEEVDLLAYSARKWREETKQAKHMKEAYSELFQNYHIKYLREVRKDNYCVLRAVLFQIFSQGIPFPSWMRERDILKLPEKLLYSQGCNWIQQYSFGPESYTGPNAFGKLRKCMETLKTNWAEISGTKDHEERRNMCNALFSDESKEHKLYEAIKFIMLYEVVEAYEQIKNRGEPVPYLFRLLFARDTSSDPLSFMMNHLNAIGDSGCLDQVELFLLGYLLEVKIKVYRLHRFNTEKFQVNCPNEYRREWNEISLLTEDDHYYHIPVIRM; the protein is encoded by the exons ATGCTAAGCATGTCTTTCCTCGTTGCTGTCTTTTGGTATTGCAGAAGGCTGTACAGCTTTTTAGCACAGCTATTGAAACG GTGGAGCAGCTACCTTCAAAGAAAACTCATAA AGAATCACAGCGTGTTGGAAGAAGTTGATCTTCTTGCTTATAGTGCAAgaaaatggagagaagaaacaaagcaggcCAAACACATGAAGGAG GCATACAGTGAATTATTTCAGAACTATCATATCAAATATCTGCGAGAAGTCAGGAAGGACAACTATTGCGTCCTAAGAGCTGTGCTTTTTCAGATATTCAGCCAAGGCATTCCTTTTCCATCGTGGATGAGGGAGAGAGACATACTAAAG cttCCTGAAAAGCTTCTGTATTCCCAAGGTTGCAACTGGATTCAGCAATACAGTTTTGGGCCAGAAAGTTACACAGGTCCTAATGCCTTTGGAAAATTACGCAAATGTATGGAAACATTAAAGACAAAT TGGGCTGAAATAAGTGGTACTAAAGATCAcgaagaaagaagaaacatgtGTAACGCACTCTTCTCTGACGAGAGCAAGGAACACAAGCTATATGAGGCTATAAAATTTATCATGCTTTACGAAGTTGTTGAAGCCTACGAGCAGATAAAGAACAGGGGTGAACCTGTACCCTACCTTTTTCGCCTCCTCTTTGCTCGGGATACTTCATCTGACCCTTTGAGTTTCATGATGAATCATCTGAATGCTATAGGTGACTCCGGTTGCCTAGACCAG GTTGAACTGTTTCTTCTTGGATACCTGCTTGAAGTAAAGATCAAAGTTTACAGACTGCATAGATTTAATACTGAAAAATTTCAAGTAAACTGTCCAAATGAATACCGAAGGGAATGGAATGAGATTTCTCTCCTGACTGAGGATGACCACTACTATCATATCCCAGTTATCAGAATGTGA
- the OTULINL gene encoding inactive ubiquitin thioesterase OTULINL isoform X2: MPKPFSGSHEVQSWTRATKQSLCLVWQKVKLQLMLSMSFLVAVFWYCRRLYSFLAQLLKRWSSYLQRKLIKNHSVLEEVDLLAYSARKWREETKQAKHMKEAYSELFQNYHIKYLREVRKDNYCVLRAVLFQIFSQGIPFPSWMRERDILKLPEKLLYSQGCNWIQQYSFGPESYTGPNAFGKLRKCMETLKTNWAEISGTKDHEERRNMCNALFSDESKEHKLYEAIKFIMLYEVVEAYEQIKNRGEPVPYLFRLLFARDTSSDPLSFMMNHLNAIGDSGCLDQVELFLLGYLLEVKIKVYRLHRFNTEKFQVNCPNEYRREWNEISLLTEDDHYYHIPVIRM; encoded by the exons GAAGTCATGAGGTGCAGTCCTGGACAAGAGCTACCAAGCAGTCCTTGTGTCTCGTGTGGCAAAAAGTGAAACTACAGCTAATGCTAAGCATGTCTTTCCTCGTTGCTGTCTTTTGGTATTGCAGAAGGCTGTACAGCTTTTTAGCACAGCTATTGAAACG GTGGAGCAGCTACCTTCAAAGAAAACTCATAA AGAATCACAGCGTGTTGGAAGAAGTTGATCTTCTTGCTTATAGTGCAAgaaaatggagagaagaaacaaagcaggcCAAACACATGAAGGAG GCATACAGTGAATTATTTCAGAACTATCATATCAAATATCTGCGAGAAGTCAGGAAGGACAACTATTGCGTCCTAAGAGCTGTGCTTTTTCAGATATTCAGCCAAGGCATTCCTTTTCCATCGTGGATGAGGGAGAGAGACATACTAAAG cttCCTGAAAAGCTTCTGTATTCCCAAGGTTGCAACTGGATTCAGCAATACAGTTTTGGGCCAGAAAGTTACACAGGTCCTAATGCCTTTGGAAAATTACGCAAATGTATGGAAACATTAAAGACAAAT TGGGCTGAAATAAGTGGTACTAAAGATCAcgaagaaagaagaaacatgtGTAACGCACTCTTCTCTGACGAGAGCAAGGAACACAAGCTATATGAGGCTATAAAATTTATCATGCTTTACGAAGTTGTTGAAGCCTACGAGCAGATAAAGAACAGGGGTGAACCTGTACCCTACCTTTTTCGCCTCCTCTTTGCTCGGGATACTTCATCTGACCCTTTGAGTTTCATGATGAATCATCTGAATGCTATAGGTGACTCCGGTTGCCTAGACCAG GTTGAACTGTTTCTTCTTGGATACCTGCTTGAAGTAAAGATCAAAGTTTACAGACTGCATAGATTTAATACTGAAAAATTTCAAGTAAACTGTCCAAATGAATACCGAAGGGAATGGAATGAGATTTCTCTCCTGACTGAGGATGACCACTACTATCATATCCCAGTTATCAGAATGTGA